A single Sporosarcina sp. FSL W8-0480 DNA region contains:
- a CDS encoding DUF5412 family protein codes for MAIILILFGLLISFVTVIIFLILLVRIIISFIKKKPFPKKLLIAMLVGIGVVTSIYVYEVYFFTFADIDREYIQNGPDPVLSPTGEFTANAYFEPYGGAVGGVNMWVEITKHNDNDNIKIIYYSDANDNILLDWVDEKTLFITNAGPYKSNSIKLDVGHEIYHDRGLACRSWFMKDEYETCYRK; via the coding sequence GTGGCTATTATTTTAATATTGTTTGGTCTTTTGATTTCTTTCGTTACGGTAATTATTTTTTTGATTCTCTTGGTGAGGATAATTATTTCTTTCATTAAAAAGAAACCATTTCCTAAAAAGTTATTGATAGCAATGTTGGTTGGGATTGGAGTTGTAACCTCTATTTATGTATATGAAGTTTATTTTTTTACCTTTGCCGATATTGATAGAGAGTACATCCAAAACGGTCCAGATCCTGTTTTGTCACCGACTGGGGAATTTACGGCTAATGCCTATTTTGAACCATATGGGGGTGCAGTTGGAGGGGTTAATATGTGGGTGGAAATAACGAAGCACAATGATAATGATAATATAAAAATAATTTATTACAGCGATGCGAATGATAATATCCTCTTAGATTGGGTCGATGAAAAAACGTTATTCATCACCAACGCGGGACCATATAAAAGCAACAGCATTAAGTTAGATGTAGGGCATGAGATCTATCATGATAGGGGTTTAGCCTGTCGAAGTTGGTTCATGAAAGATGAATATGAAACTTGTTATCGAAAGTGA
- a CDS encoding phosphotransferase produces the protein MTQGEKEILVNRLKNLFDNDAVEIVPASDGYHNQVFIITTSKEKLVARLSLQTKRTKEELKSELKWIMTLCAVGIQVAKPKIVIGYDLIFELDTEENDYWVTFFEHTRGRPLDVMDHSEWNEEIFQEWGRQIACMHNVKTTGINRHVYLDSEERKKTIFAEAWLNRKHEQLINEMATWSRTPETFGLIHNDLHQGNFHLNENGIIFFDLDDCTYHFYSQDLAVSIYHALWTGKSFHPESGSFPYEFLTSFLMGYASKRRLNADMYKQLQVCLQMREVYLYSLFVLKWLPDDMMDWQAYKLEELKGNCIAGIIPYKEELEKVKYLFN, from the coding sequence ATGACGCAAGGAGAAAAAGAGATTTTAGTGAACAGGCTGAAAAATCTATTTGACAATGATGCAGTAGAGATTGTCCCCGCATCGGATGGATACCATAATCAAGTTTTTATCATTACAACAAGTAAAGAAAAACTTGTCGCCCGTCTCAGTTTGCAGACTAAGAGGACAAAAGAGGAATTAAAGTCGGAGCTAAAATGGATTATGACCCTGTGTGCTGTGGGGATACAGGTGGCAAAGCCGAAAATAGTAATAGGATACGATTTGATTTTCGAATTGGATACGGAGGAAAATGACTACTGGGTTACCTTTTTCGAACATACGCGTGGCAGGCCGTTAGATGTCATGGATCATAGTGAATGGAATGAGGAAATCTTTCAAGAATGGGGTAGGCAAATAGCTTGCATGCATAATGTCAAAACAACCGGGATCAATCGCCATGTCTATTTAGATAGTGAAGAGAGGAAGAAAACTATCTTTGCGGAGGCATGGTTGAATAGGAAACATGAACAACTAATAAATGAAATGGCTACATGGAGCAGAACCCCGGAGACATTTGGGTTGATCCATAATGATCTACACCAGGGGAACTTTCATTTGAATGAAAATGGTATTATTTTTTTCGACTTAGATGATTGTACTTATCATTTTTATAGTCAGGATTTGGCGGTGTCCATATATCATGCTCTATGGACGGGAAAGTCATTCCACCCTGAGTCGGGAAGCTTTCCGTATGAATTTCTCACATCTTTTTTGATGGGGTATGCTTCAAAAAGGCGACTGAATGCTGATATGTATAAACAACTTCAAGTTTGTTTACAAATGCGGGAAGTTTATCTGTACTCGCTATTTGTTTTGAAATGGCTTCCTGATGATATGATGGACTGGCAGGCATATAAGCTTGAAGAGTTAAAAGGAAATTGTATCGCGGGAATCATTCCGTACAAAGAAGAGCTTGAAAAAGTGAAGTATCTATTTAATTGA
- a CDS encoding nuclear transport factor 2 family protein has protein sequence MDLFREKAVNFLQLVVAGKIEEAYEKYVSPELRHHNPYFPGDAESLKQAMKENDDMSPNKTLEVKQAIEEGNRVMVFSHIKQKPEDLGAAVVHIFRFEAGKIVEMWDVGQAVPEDSPNENGIF, from the coding sequence ATGGATCTATTTAGGGAAAAAGCAGTGAATTTTCTTCAGTTAGTCGTTGCGGGAAAGATTGAAGAGGCGTATGAGAAGTATGTAAGTCCGGAACTTCGTCATCATAATCCGTACTTTCCCGGGGATGCAGAGTCGTTGAAGCAAGCGATGAAAGAGAATGATGACATGAGCCCAAACAAGACACTTGAAGTGAAACAAGCAATTGAAGAGGGAAATCGGGTAATGGTGTTTTCCCATATCAAACAAAAGCCCGAGGATCTCGGAGCAGCCGTTGTTCATATTTTCCGTTTTGAAGCAGGAAAGATTGTTGAAATGTGGGATGTCGGACAAGCAGTACCGGAAGATTCACCGAACGAGAACGGGATATTTTAA
- a CDS encoding catalase: MKDNQKGAAPNHVEDDMTLTNRQGHPITNNQNLRTIGNRGPATLENYDFIEKLSHFDRERVPERVVHARGAGAHGYFETYGTVGDEPVSKYTRAKLFQEKGKQTPVFVRFSTVIHGGHSPETLRDPRGFAVKFYTEDGNWDLVGNNIKIFFIRDAIKFPDMIHAFKPDPITNIQDSERFFDFCASSPESFHMVTFIYSPWGIPANYRQMQGSGVNTYKWINSEGEAVLVKYHWEPKQGIKNLTQKEAEEIQAKSFNHATQDLYDAIEKGDYPEWELFVQIMSDEEHPELDFDPLDDTKLWPNDQFPWLPVGKLVLNKNPDDYFTEVEQSAFGTGVLVDGLDFSDDKMLQGRTFSYSDTQRHRIGANYLQLPINAPKKRVATNQSGGMMQYKVDRAPGQNPHINYEPSILGGLQEAEQLATEHKPHVEGNLVRESIDRNDNTKQAGETYRAFEDWEKDELISNLVNDLSKCDPRIQDKMIALAEEADEEYGRRLREGLENANTSGSSMHPLGNKGGENAPRAAEEKGHESEPY, from the coding sequence ATGAAGGACAATCAAAAAGGGGCTGCGCCCAATCATGTTGAAGATGATATGACATTAACGAATCGACAAGGACACCCGATTACCAATAACCAAAACTTAAGGACTATCGGAAATCGTGGTCCTGCCACCCTCGAAAACTACGATTTCATTGAGAAATTAAGCCATTTTGACCGTGAACGTGTACCCGAGCGCGTTGTTCATGCAAGAGGTGCAGGAGCCCATGGTTACTTTGAGACATACGGAACAGTCGGTGACGAACCTGTATCCAAGTATACAAGGGCTAAGCTGTTCCAGGAAAAGGGGAAGCAAACACCAGTGTTTGTACGCTTTTCTACCGTAATTCACGGTGGACATTCACCAGAAACGCTTCGGGACCCACGCGGTTTTGCAGTGAAATTTTACACGGAAGATGGCAATTGGGATTTAGTCGGTAACAATATCAAGATTTTCTTCATACGTGATGCTATTAAATTCCCTGATATGATTCATGCTTTCAAGCCGGATCCAATTACGAACATTCAAGATAGTGAGCGCTTTTTCGATTTCTGTGCAAGTTCTCCAGAATCCTTCCATATGGTGACATTCATTTATTCTCCTTGGGGAATACCGGCAAACTATCGGCAAATGCAAGGCTCCGGCGTTAATACGTATAAATGGATCAATAGCGAAGGAGAGGCTGTCCTCGTCAAATACCATTGGGAGCCGAAACAAGGGATCAAAAACTTGACGCAAAAAGAGGCAGAGGAAATACAAGCGAAGAGTTTCAACCATGCTACCCAGGATTTGTATGATGCAATCGAAAAGGGAGATTATCCTGAATGGGAATTATTCGTACAGATCATGAGTGATGAAGAGCATCCGGAGCTCGATTTTGACCCGTTGGATGATACGAAATTATGGCCTAATGACCAATTTCCATGGCTTCCAGTCGGCAAACTGGTGTTGAATAAAAACCCTGATGATTATTTTACCGAAGTAGAACAATCCGCTTTTGGTACAGGTGTGTTAGTTGACGGACTTGACTTTTCAGATGATAAAATGCTGCAAGGGCGGACTTTCTCATATTCCGATACGCAGCGCCACCGAATAGGCGCGAACTATCTCCAATTACCGATCAATGCACCGAAAAAGCGTGTCGCTACAAATCAAAGCGGTGGAATGATGCAGTATAAAGTGGATCGTGCGCCTGGTCAAAATCCTCATATCAATTACGAGCCGTCCATACTTGGAGGCCTCCAAGAAGCTGAACAGTTAGCAACCGAACATAAACCGCATGTTGAAGGAAATCTCGTCAGGGAATCGATTGACCGTAATGATAATACAAAGCAAGCAGGTGAAACGTACCGAGCCTTTGAAGACTGGGAAAAGGACGAACTGATCTCGAATCTCGTGAACGACCTTTCAAAATGTGACCCGCGCATCCAAGACAAGATGATTGCTCTTGCTGAAGAAGCGGACGAGGAATATGGCCGTCGCCTCCGCGAAGGTTTAGAGAACGCGAATACAAGTGGATCCAGCATGCATCCATTAGGTAACAAAGGTGGAGAAAATGCACCAAGGGCGGCCGAAGAAAAAGGGCATGAATCAGAGCCGTATTAA
- a CDS encoding M2 family metallopeptidase gives MTVEQFLEEQNKTIRDFHITRANSSWMAATTGEDEWNKKTAEAQNATNVYLSNPELFEQVNAYLAQDDLTTIQRRQLESLHTYMAGKQIPTDDLKEMVERSTELIGIFNTFRATIDSKPVSENDVRQILIKSNDSAEREEAWHASKQIGKEVEEKLLTLVRKRNEVARSLGFENYHQMSFEHQELDRDEIFSIFHKLKDLSDEPFREMKLEMDTELAERFGVAIDELRPWHYADPFFQEAPPSKDFDLDPFYEGKDLEQLTIETFKSMGMDITDMLANSDLYPRDKKNQHAFCSDLNREGDIRVLCNNTPSDYWSTTMLHEFGHAVYFKYVDPTLPFLLRSCAHTLTTEAIAMLYGRFGKDPVWLQQFLGLDAAEVEGLKPLINESLRKQMLIAGRWIMAFSFFERELYENPDQDLNRLWWEIVKDVQFVNPPEGQDYPHWAAKIHFTLVPVYYQNYLLGELTTSQLHAHIEKNISKDMFTPEVGAYLMDEYFKPGALYSWNDKIERTTGEKLNPQYFIDQFVEKVLV, from the coding sequence ATGACAGTTGAACAGTTTTTAGAGGAGCAAAATAAAACGATTAGGGATTTTCACATTACAAGAGCAAATAGTTCTTGGATGGCTGCGACGACTGGAGAAGATGAGTGGAATAAAAAGACAGCCGAAGCGCAGAATGCAACGAATGTCTATCTTTCCAACCCAGAGCTTTTTGAGCAAGTGAATGCGTACCTTGCCCAAGATGACTTAACGACAATTCAGCGCCGTCAATTGGAATCTCTTCATACGTACATGGCCGGAAAGCAGATTCCGACAGATGATTTAAAAGAAATGGTAGAACGCTCTACGGAATTGATCGGTATATTTAATACTTTCCGTGCAACCATTGATAGTAAACCGGTATCTGAAAATGATGTCCGCCAGATTTTGATAAAGAGCAATGATTCTGCCGAACGTGAAGAAGCGTGGCATGCGAGTAAGCAAATCGGGAAGGAAGTAGAGGAAAAGCTATTAACCCTTGTTAGAAAACGGAACGAAGTCGCACGTTCATTAGGATTTGAAAACTATCATCAAATGAGTTTCGAGCATCAGGAGCTTGATCGGGACGAGATATTTTCTATCTTCCATAAGCTAAAGGACCTTTCCGATGAGCCATTCCGCGAGATGAAACTTGAGATGGACACTGAATTGGCTGAACGTTTTGGTGTTGCTATTGATGAACTTCGACCTTGGCATTATGCCGATCCGTTCTTCCAGGAGGCACCACCATCAAAGGATTTCGACTTGGATCCATTCTACGAAGGGAAGGATCTTGAACAATTAACGATTGAAACGTTCAAGAGCATGGGGATGGATATTACGGATATGTTGGCGAACAGCGATCTTTATCCGCGTGATAAAAAGAATCAGCACGCATTTTGCTCGGACCTTAACCGCGAAGGCGACATCCGCGTACTATGCAACAACACCCCGTCTGATTATTGGTCGACTACAATGCTACATGAATTCGGACATGCCGTTTATTTCAAATACGTTGACCCGACACTTCCATTCCTGTTAAGAAGTTGTGCGCATACGCTGACGACGGAAGCCATTGCAATGCTATATGGACGATTCGGAAAAGATCCAGTTTGGCTCCAGCAGTTCTTAGGGCTTGACGCAGCTGAAGTTGAAGGATTGAAACCGCTTATCAATGAATCACTACGCAAGCAAATGCTCATCGCAGGACGCTGGATCATGGCGTTTTCATTCTTCGAGCGTGAGCTGTACGAAAACCCGGATCAGGATTTGAATAGATTATGGTGGGAAATCGTCAAAGACGTGCAATTTGTTAACCCTCCAGAGGGACAAGACTACCCTCATTGGGCAGCGAAAATCCACTTCACGCTCGTTCCAGTTTATTATCAAAACTACTTATTGGGTGAATTGACGACTTCTCAACTACATGCTCATATTGAAAAGAATATTTCTAAAGACATGTTTACACCGGAAGTCGGGGCATATTTAATGGACGAGTATTTTAAACCTGGTGCGCTTTATTCTTGGAACGATAAGATTGAGAGAACGACAGGCGAAAAATTGAATCCACAGTATTTTATTGATCAATTCGTTGAAAAAGTATTGGTTTGA
- a CDS encoding DIP1984 family protein, which produces MKLAEALIARADYQKRIEQLKKRISMNLKIQEGEEPAEDPNAMLAELDGIMKELTILIKRINKTNSSIQFDETRTLADALAERDQIWDKRLMLGKFAEEASVRNDRYSRTEIKIISTVDVKRIQKQVDQLSKKFREMDTKIQGLNWSIDLI; this is translated from the coding sequence ATGAAGCTTGCAGAGGCATTGATAGCGCGGGCGGATTACCAGAAGAGAATTGAGCAGCTGAAGAAACGGATCAGCATGAATTTGAAAATTCAAGAGGGTGAGGAACCCGCTGAAGATCCGAACGCAATGCTTGCGGAGTTAGACGGCATTATGAAAGAATTGACGATTTTAATCAAGCGCATCAACAAAACGAATAGCTCCATTCAATTTGATGAAACACGCACATTGGCGGATGCATTGGCAGAACGTGACCAAATCTGGGATAAACGATTGATGTTAGGGAAATTTGCGGAAGAAGCGTCAGTTCGAAATGATCGATATAGCCGCACTGAGATCAAAATCATCAGCACGGTGGACGTTAAGAGGATTCAAAAACAGGTAGACCAATTATCGAAAAAGTTTAGGGAAATGGACACGAAGATTCAAGGGTTGAATTGGAGTATCGATTTAATCTAA